From the Streptococcus halotolerans genome, the window CAGTAGTATAAGTGTCGACGTCCATACGACGCTCAATGAATCGAAGGATACGGGTCACAGTAAAGGTCAATACGAAATAGATAACGGCGATAACTGTGAAGGTTTGGAAATATTGGTAGGTTTGTGTTGCGACAGTATTCCCAGAGAAGTAAAGTTCCACAACGGAGATAACGTTCAATACGGAAGTATCTTTGATATTGATAACGAACTCATTACCAGTAGCAGGTAAGATATTGCGGATAACTTGTGGTAAGACAATTTTACGCATGGTCTGGTTATGGTTAAAACCAAGTGCAGTAGCGGCTTCGAATTGTCCTTTATCAACGGCAAAGATACCACCACGCACGATTTCACTCATATAGGCACCTGTGTTGATTGAAACAATGAAAATAGCAGCTAGGGTACGGTCAAGAGAGACCCCAAAGGCTTGGGCAGTTCCATAATAGATAACCATGGATTGTACAATCATCGGAGTGCCACGGAAAATTTCGATATAAATGTTGAGTAGCCAACCAAAGAGTTTTTGAAGAATGGCAAGAGCCTTGTTGCTGGCTTTAGGAGCTGTACGGTAGACACCAATCAAGAGACCAATGATAGTCCCAATGACAGTCCCTAAAATGGAAATCAAGAGTGTGATACCGGTACCGCGAAGCAATTGTTCCCAGTTGTTTTTGACGATATCAGCAACCTGCCCAAAGAAACTCTTAGCAGCTTCGTCATCGCTATTATCCGAAGGTTGTTCGGCAATCATTTTATCCATCAGTTTGATGCGATCACTTTCAGAAATAGTGGCGAGCACGTCATTAACCTGCGATATACGCTTATCTCCTTTACGCATACCGACAGCAGTAGCAGCGTTTGACTCGTCAACTTTAAAGCCAGGTTTCAAGGTAAGCATTTTAAATTTACTGTTAGCTTCCTGGGCAGTCAGGGCTTCTGGACGTTCAGAGATGTAAGCATCGATAACGCCTGAAGAGAGGGCTTGACGCATTTGAGAGAAGTCTCCCATAGGTGTTTGAGGATTAGCATCTTTTAAATCTGCAAGAAGGTCGACATGCCATACCCCTTGTTGGGCCGTCACTTTAGCATCTTTGAAATCTTTGATGGATGTTGCATTAGCATAATCACCATCTTTGGTGACCACAATGACTGGCTCACTAGTATAATAACTATTTGAGAAGGCAACTTCTTTTTTGCGTTCTTCAGTAGGACTCATACCTGCAGCAATCATGTCAATTTTGCCTGAAGTCAGGGCAGGAACGAGACCTTCCCATTTTGTCTTAACAACAAGGAGTTTTTTACCCATGCGTTTAGCAATCTTTTGTGCTACTTGGACATCGTACCCATTAGCATATTGCTTAGTTCCTTCAATTGGCGCAGCGCCATTTGAGTCATCATCTTGCGTCCAGTTAAAGGGGGCATAGGCAGCCTCCATCCCGACACGCAAGTACTCATCTGCTTGCGCTTTTGTTACTCCTCCGAATAATAGGAGTAAAGCTGCAAAACAGCCTAAAAAAATCTTTTTCATGAAAGACTCCTCATTTTTTATTGTGTCTTCTCCATTTTACAAGAAACCAGAGTCTATTTCAATATGAAATCACTTAAAATGAAGAATAATGATGCAATAATCGTTTAATAATAATAGTTGCTGCGCCATTTTTGTGGATGTTTTGTTATAATAGAAGACAAGTTTAAATATAGGAGTTTGCATGCTAATCATAGAAATTTTAAAGGCTATCTTTTTTGGCATTGTCGAAGGTGTCACAGAGTGGCTTCCTGTATCAAGTACAGGTCATCTCATTTTAGTTCAAGAATTTCTTGCATTCAACCAGTCAAAAGACTTTGTTGATATGTTCAATATTGTGATTCAATTAGGGGCTATTTTAGCCGTTATTGTTATTTATTTCGAACGTTTAAATCCATTTCAACCTGGAAAAACGAAGCTAGACATTCAGTTAACTTGGCAGCTTTGGTTAAAAGTTGTCATAGCTTGTATTCCATCAATTTTAGTTGCTCTACCTTTTGATGATTGGTTCGAGCGTCATTTTAATGCTATGTTTCCAGTAGCGGTTGCCTTGATTGTCTATGGTATTGCCTTTATTGTGATTGAGAAGCGTAATGCAACGAGAGAGCCCAAAGTGACTGACTTGGCAAGGATGTCTTATAAGACAGCTTTGTTTATTGGTGTTTTCCAGGTGCTTGCCATTGTCCCAGGGACTAGCCGTTCGGGCGCTACGATTTTAGGAGCCATTATTTTAGGGACCAGTCGTTCTGTGGCGGCAGACTTTACCTTCTTCTTGGCTATTCCAACCATGTTTGGCTACAGTGGCTTGAAAGCTGTTAAGTTTTTTATTGATGGTAATGTTCTTAATATGCCACAAGTGCTGATCCTCTTGGTGGCTAGTGTTACTGCCTTTCTCGTCAGTCTTTACGCAATTAAGTTCTTGACAAATTATGTTAAGAGACATGATTTTACTGTCTTTGGTAAATATCGTATTGTTTTAGGGATTATTCTCATTCTTTATGCCTTAGTCAAGGCTGTCATTTTATAATATCAATGGGGAGTTAAAATTCCTCCTTGTTGAAATGACGCTTAAAGTTTGGGGATTCTCTGTTAAGACAAGGAGTGAGTTCTGTATCGCAGGGTTCAGTCCCTTGAATGTTAGTTTGATTCGTTTGTGATCAAGTCGGATTGGAATGAAACAAAAACAGTACAATCGCAATATCATCTTGATATGGAATAATCACTAGATTTTATTAAACAAGCCGAAAAGTATTGCCTAATGACAATACTTTTTTTAGTTGTTGTCCTTTTTTGTTTCAATTGACCACAATATCATTTGCAATAATTACTTCCAATGCCTTCACGGGAAGAAGCTGTCTTCCAAGAGCTCAAAATCATCTCTGTTTTTAGTGTGCTAGAGAAGGAGTTCATCCTGCCATTGTTTAAGATATTCCCTTTGGAGAAGGTCGTATTCGTAAAAAATATTTAACTCCAGAGAGGAAGTGCGAAAATGTTGTATCAAACAATGCTAGAACGACAAGAACTGGTAAGATCATCTTAGGCGATAAGCGCTAGATATTTTAGGTCTTTATATTGCGCTTTGTCAAGGAAGCACGGCTCACTGGTTGTATGGAGACTGTTATACAGATTTTTCAATGATGACCTACTGTTTAGGGTAAGAAGGAATTCATTAAGGGAATCTGTTCTAGAGCCTTTTGATAGCAAAAAACTGACGTTTTGGTAGGATTGTGCTAGAATAATGACAATTGTAGACGGAAAGAGGAGGCTAGACAATGACAATGTTGCTTTCACCTGTCGAGATGGCAGGATTAACCTTAAAAAACCGTGTGGTGATGTCGCCGATGTGCATGTATGAAGTTCACAAGGAGGACGGCCTTCCAACGGCTTTCCATCGCGCCCATTACGGAGCGCGTGCTATTGCTGGAGTTGGTCTTATCATTCAAGAGGCAACGGCGGTTGAGGCTGATGGACGTTTGACTAACCGTGACTTAGGGATTTGGACGGATGAGCAGGCTAATGCCCTCGCTGAGATTGTCGATGACTTACATTATTTAGGGGCGCAAGTGGGTGTCCAACTAGGACATGGCGGTCGCAAAGCCCATGATGCTATTGATCCTATTGCACCAAGTGCCATTGGTTATGGCAGTGATTACAGAGTGCCGCGTGAGATGACTTTAGAAGATATTGAACGTGTCAAAAAAGCCTTTGTGGAAGCGGCTAAACGGGCTGATAAAGCAGGCTATGACATGATTGAACTTCATGGAGCACATGGTTATTTGATTAATCAGTTTTTGGAGCCTCAATCTAATCAACGTAGCGATAAATACGGTGGCTCTCTCGAAAACCGTTTCCGTTTTTTGAAAGAAGTGATTGAAGAGATTAAGAAGGTCTTTTTGAAACCAATCTGGGTGCGTTTGTCTATGTCAGCCTATGATGAAACTGGTGTCCAAAATACCATCAAAGATTACCAACAACTGGGGAAATGGTTGGAAGAACTGGGGGTAGCTTGTTTGGATATTTCTACAGGCGGTCTTATGAATGTTGGTCCTAATATTCCAATTCATAGTGGTTATCAAGCAAGCTTTACTGCTAAAATGAAAGAAGCTGTCTCTATTCCAGTAACAGCTGTTGGTCTTTTGGATAATCCTGGCTTAGCAGAGTATTTATTACAAAATGGTCAAGCAGATTTGATTTTACTTGGGCGGGGCATTTTGCGCAATGTCAATTGGTTAGCAGATGCAGCAGCCATACTTCATGATCATGACTACGAGGTTTATAATCATTCTTATAAGCGTGGTCAAGTCACCTAAATGAGCGTAGCAAATAGTTGTAACTTCCTTAAGAATTCGTTAAAATAGCTTTACATTAACCGTTAGGAAGCTAGCTTTGCTTGATGTCCTAAAAAGAAAGAGGTAAGATATGACACAAGTGGTAACTGATGCAAGTTTTGAAAAGGAAACGGCAGAAGGTCTCGTTTTGGTAGACTTCTGGGCAACATGGTGCGGCCCATGTCTTATGCAAGCGCCAATCTTGGAGCAATTATCCCAAGAGTTTGATGAAGATGAACTCAAAATTGTTAAAATGGATGTTGATGAAAATCCACACACAGCACAATCATTTGGCATTATGTCAATCCCAACCCTTCTTTTCAAAAAAGATGGGCAAGTGGTTAAGCAAGTTGCTGGTGTCCATACTAAAGATCAAATCAAAGCTATTGTTGCAGAATTAAGCGCATAAAATAAGCTAAAAACGGGCCTGAGTGCTCGTTTTTTCTTTTGGTTGCTGGCATCATGCTTGCGGTAGCCTAGTGAAGCAACTTGATCAAAAAAGGTAGTGGAACTTTGTTATAATCATATATCCTGATGCGCTAAGCAGTGCTAGAAGCACCTATAACTGTTAAAAGACTTATAGTCTTCGAAAATCAAAAGTAAGCATTGTTAGCTTGATTTGATGAACTTCAGTTCTATATGCATCGGCGTCGTCTAATCTACTTTTGATGTTCAGTGAGTATTAGCTATCAGTGAAGAGATCAAGGCATTGAACGATTATTTTGGCTAGTTAGGATCTCCTTTTATGACAACGAACAGTGATTGAGGTTTTCGTAGTTAATCTCCAGTTAGCCAAAGGTAG encodes:
- a CDS encoding ABC transporter substrate-binding protein/permease, giving the protein MKKIFLGCFAALLLLFGGVTKAQADEYLRVGMEAAYAPFNWTQDDDSNGAAPIEGTKQYANGYDVQVAQKIAKRMGKKLLVVKTKWEGLVPALTSGKIDMIAAGMSPTEERKKEVAFSNSYYTSEPVIVVTKDGDYANATSIKDFKDAKVTAQQGVWHVDLLADLKDANPQTPMGDFSQMRQALSSGVIDAYISERPEALTAQEANSKFKMLTLKPGFKVDESNAATAVGMRKGDKRISQVNDVLATISESDRIKLMDKMIAEQPSDNSDDEAAKSFFGQVADIVKNNWEQLLRGTGITLLISILGTVIGTIIGLLIGVYRTAPKASNKALAILQKLFGWLLNIYIEIFRGTPMIVQSMVIYYGTAQAFGVSLDRTLAAIFIVSINTGAYMSEIVRGGIFAVDKGQFEAATALGFNHNQTMRKIVLPQVIRNILPATGNEFVINIKDTSVLNVISVVELYFSGNTVATQTYQYFQTFTVIAVIYFVLTFTVTRILRFIERRMDVDTYTTGANQMQVEEVAHD
- a CDS encoding undecaprenyl-diphosphate phosphatase; this translates as MLIIEILKAIFFGIVEGVTEWLPVSSTGHLILVQEFLAFNQSKDFVDMFNIVIQLGAILAVIVIYFERLNPFQPGKTKLDIQLTWQLWLKVVIACIPSILVALPFDDWFERHFNAMFPVAVALIVYGIAFIVIEKRNATREPKVTDLARMSYKTALFIGVFQVLAIVPGTSRSGATILGAIILGTSRSVAADFTFFLAIPTMFGYSGLKAVKFFIDGNVLNMPQVLILLVASVTAFLVSLYAIKFLTNYVKRHDFTVFGKYRIVLGIILILYALVKAVIL
- a CDS encoding NADH:flavin oxidoreductase/NADH oxidase — its product is MTMLLSPVEMAGLTLKNRVVMSPMCMYEVHKEDGLPTAFHRAHYGARAIAGVGLIIQEATAVEADGRLTNRDLGIWTDEQANALAEIVDDLHYLGAQVGVQLGHGGRKAHDAIDPIAPSAIGYGSDYRVPREMTLEDIERVKKAFVEAAKRADKAGYDMIELHGAHGYLINQFLEPQSNQRSDKYGGSLENRFRFLKEVIEEIKKVFLKPIWVRLSMSAYDETGVQNTIKDYQQLGKWLEELGVACLDISTGGLMNVGPNIPIHSGYQASFTAKMKEAVSIPVTAVGLLDNPGLAEYLLQNGQADLILLGRGILRNVNWLADAAAILHDHDYEVYNHSYKRGQVT
- the trxA gene encoding thioredoxin, producing the protein MTQVVTDASFEKETAEGLVLVDFWATWCGPCLMQAPILEQLSQEFDEDELKIVKMDVDENPHTAQSFGIMSIPTLLFKKDGQVVKQVAGVHTKDQIKAIVAELSA